One Myripristis murdjan chromosome 18, fMyrMur1.1, whole genome shotgun sequence DNA window includes the following coding sequences:
- the vbp1 gene encoding prefoldin subunit 3 codes for MAATIDNSNAVQATKKKHLGIPEAIFVEDVDSFMKQPGNETADSVLRKLDEQYQKYKYMELNLAQKKLRLKNQIPQIKQTLEMLRHMQKKKDTTEPMQTHFLLADNVYCKASVPPTDKVCLWLGANVMLEYDIDEAQALLEKNLSTASRNLESLEEDLDFLRDQFTTTEVNMARVYNWDVKRRSKDNLLKSADKS; via the exons ATGGCTGCGACCATAGACAACAGCAATGCCGTACAGGCGACAAAGAAAAAGCACCTCGGGATCCCCGAAGCGATATTTGTG GAGGATGTGGACTCGTTCATGAAACAGCCGGGCAACGAGACGGCAGATTCAGTCCTGAGGAAGCTGGACGAACAGTAccagaaatacaaatacatggaGCTCAACTTGGCGCAGAAGAAACTTCG GTTGAAAAACCAAATCCCTCAGATCAAACAGACACTAGAAATGCTACGACACATGCAGAAGAAAAAG GACACCACAGAGCCCATGCAGACGCACTTCCTGTTGGCCGACAACGTTTACTGCAAGGCCTCGGTGCCGCCCACCGACAAAGTCTGCCTATGGCTAGGG GCGAACGTCATGTTAGAGTACGACATCGACGAGGCCCAGGCACTCCTAGAGAAGAACCTGTCGACGGCGTCTCGTAACCTAGAGTCACTCGAGGAGGATCTGGACTTCCTGCGAGACCAGTTCACCACCACCGAAGTCA ACATGGCGCGGGTCTACAACTGGGACGTGAAGCGGAGGAGCAAAGACAACCTCCTCAAATCAGCCGACAAGTCTTAA